From a single Candidatus Hydrogenedentota bacterium genomic region:
- a CDS encoding DUF2961 domain-containing protein, with amino-acid sequence MYWMVLFVLFFVPVVAAGDGASALFDDLATMPDFTSRRESSSNADLYKNGDAKNIAPGQTLTLGELEGPGIITHIWCTVGMNDPFYGRSLVLRIYWDGLDKPSVEAPLGDFFGVGHGAWITYTSLPAAVTSNGRARTCYWRMPFRKSARVTLTNESEDIECDSFYYYLDWQKKDSLPEDTTYFHAQYRQATPAEPGDYTILETDGAGQYVGTVYSVHQMENGWFGEGDDRFYIDGEETPSLRGTGTEDYFNDAWGFRPFSTPYYGVPLFEGYFAGDRVTAYRWHLIDPVAFKKSLKVTIEHRGSIFTDDLLELGGFLERSDWISSVAFWYQRPPAGLDRPWPSARDRLPPYKTIETHALEVRGTPSQLLLKEKDGVMYMPAQGDGAIELDFEVAEKGVYTLQAIMLYSLIGSVYQPMIDGKAFGGPIDFNSVGMDRLPVSLDRHTLEAGKHTLRFEGRGSSPNMRAGTKPLFALGISHLILLRLEDMKGFRVEMEKALAEKAGIK; translated from the coding sequence ATGTATTGGATGGTTCTGTTTGTGTTGTTTTTTGTGCCGGTCGTTGCCGCCGGAGACGGCGCATCGGCTTTGTTCGACGATCTTGCTACAATGCCGGATTTCACATCGCGCCGCGAAAGCAGCAGCAATGCGGACCTGTACAAGAACGGCGACGCGAAAAACATCGCGCCCGGGCAGACGCTCACACTGGGCGAACTCGAGGGACCGGGCATCATCACGCATATTTGGTGCACGGTTGGTATGAACGATCCGTTCTACGGGCGTTCGCTGGTACTTCGGATCTATTGGGACGGGCTGGACAAGCCCAGCGTCGAAGCGCCCCTGGGCGATTTCTTCGGGGTAGGCCACGGGGCGTGGATCACCTACACCTCGCTGCCCGCGGCGGTCACATCGAACGGACGCGCCCGCACGTGCTACTGGCGGATGCCGTTTCGCAAGAGCGCGCGCGTTACGTTGACGAACGAATCCGAAGATATCGAATGCGATTCCTTCTACTACTATCTGGACTGGCAAAAGAAGGATTCGCTTCCCGAAGACACGACGTATTTTCACGCACAATACCGGCAGGCCACGCCCGCCGAACCCGGCGATTACACGATCCTCGAAACGGACGGCGCCGGACAGTATGTGGGAACCGTGTATTCCGTCCATCAGATGGAAAACGGCTGGTTCGGTGAGGGGGACGACCGCTTCTACATTGACGGCGAGGAAACGCCCTCGCTACGCGGAACCGGCACGGAAGACTATTTCAACGACGCATGGGGTTTCCGGCCCTTCTCGACGCCCTATTACGGCGTTCCGCTGTTCGAGGGTTATTTCGCCGGGGACCGCGTCACGGCGTATCGGTGGCATTTGATCGATCCTGTGGCTTTCAAGAAATCGCTCAAGGTCACCATCGAGCATCGGGGCAGTATTTTCACGGACGACCTTTTGGAACTGGGCGGTTTTCTCGAGCGGTCGGACTGGATTAGTTCGGTCGCGTTCTGGTATCAGCGACCACCCGCTGGCCTTGATCGCCCTTGGCCTTCCGCAAGGGATCGCCTTCCCCCCTACAAAACCATCGAAACCCATGCGCTCGAAGTCCGCGGAACGCCGTCTCAACTTCTTCTCAAGGAGAAAGACGGCGTCATGTACATGCCCGCACAAGGCGACGGCGCCATCGAACTCGACTTTGAAGTGGCCGAAAAGGGCGTTTACACACTGCAAGCGATAATGCTTTACTCGCTTATAGGCAGCGTCTACCAGCCGATGATTGACGGCAAAGCCTTTGGCGGACCAATTGATTTCAATTCGGTTGGAATGGACCGCTTGCCGGTATCGCTCGACCGGCACACCCTTGAGGCGGGCAAGCATACGTTGCGTTTCGAAGGCCGGGGATCATCGCCCAACATGCGCG
- the pepF gene encoding oligoendopeptidase F, producing MKHLPKRHEVAVNDTWDLSPLFKSDEAWMRAYRKLERQIPRLAGFKGTLGRSARCLLACLEFQTRFEREAERLGEYAGLKAAEDVGNSRYQGLVARYMHLATNANEQASYIAPEIQAIPAGRMREFLKDKCLAPYRFQLKKLLRYKPHILSHAEERLLAMQGEVIEALPRIFNQLNDADLSFGACEDDRGKKVPLTQGSFRSFLESHRRSIRKKAFDQFYAEYDAHKNTLAAALNASVLQDVYQARVRHFPSAREAALFADNVPIAVYDNLIETVRAHLDIVHRYLAIRKKALRLKSLHVYDTYVPLVQTVTRRTPYEKAARTVCEALSPLGKEYVRPLEEGLLKKRWVDRYENAGKQSGAFSSGSYDGLPYILLNYRDDVLDHVFTLAHEAGHSMHSYLSARSQSFQDYRYSIFVAEVASTFNEQLLNAHLLEQAKDRETRAYLVNREIDEIRGTLIRQTMFAEFERNIHAVVENGEPLTLERFRAEYRSLLDAYFGPEVVIDDALSLECFRIPHFYSAFYVYKYATGLSAAIALSRAVLQGGEAERKRYLAFLQSGGSRFPLDQLRHAGVDLSRPRPVTDAMEHFRALVNELETLV from the coding sequence ATGAAACATCTGCCGAAACGACATGAAGTGGCCGTAAATGACACATGGGATTTGTCGCCTTTGTTCAAAAGCGACGAGGCGTGGATGCGCGCGTATCGAAAATTGGAACGGCAGATTCCACGGCTCGCCGGTTTCAAGGGCACGCTGGGCCGTTCCGCCCGTTGTCTGCTGGCCTGCCTGGAATTCCAGACACGATTCGAGCGCGAGGCGGAACGCCTAGGCGAGTATGCCGGACTAAAAGCCGCGGAAGACGTTGGAAACAGTCGGTACCAGGGGTTAGTGGCCCGGTACATGCACCTCGCGACGAATGCCAACGAACAGGCCAGTTACATCGCGCCGGAAATCCAGGCCATTCCTGCGGGGCGCATGCGCGAATTTCTCAAGGACAAATGCCTTGCGCCCTATCGCTTTCAACTCAAAAAATTGCTGCGCTACAAGCCCCATATCCTCTCCCACGCGGAAGAGCGGCTGCTGGCGATGCAGGGCGAGGTGATTGAAGCCTTGCCGCGCATCTTCAACCAGTTGAACGACGCCGACCTTTCCTTTGGCGCATGCGAGGACGATCGTGGGAAGAAAGTTCCGCTCACGCAGGGTTCGTTCCGGAGTTTTCTCGAATCGCACCGGCGCAGCATCCGCAAAAAGGCCTTCGATCAATTCTATGCGGAATACGACGCGCATAAAAACACACTGGCGGCCGCCCTTAACGCCTCGGTATTGCAGGATGTATACCAGGCGCGTGTCCGACACTTTCCCTCCGCGCGGGAGGCGGCGCTTTTCGCGGACAACGTTCCGATCGCGGTCTACGACAACTTGATCGAAACGGTGCGCGCCCATTTGGATATTGTCCACCGGTATCTTGCCATTCGGAAAAAGGCGCTAAGGCTTAAATCGCTCCACGTCTACGACACCTACGTGCCGTTGGTGCAGACGGTCACCCGCCGCACCCCCTACGAAAAGGCCGCGCGGACCGTTTGCGAGGCCTTGTCCCCCCTGGGCAAAGAATATGTCCGCCCGCTGGAGGAAGGACTTCTGAAAAAACGCTGGGTGGATCGCTACGAGAACGCCGGCAAGCAAAGCGGCGCTTTTTCAAGCGGAAGTTACGATGGTCTTCCCTACATTCTCCTCAACTACCGGGACGATGTGCTCGATCATGTTTTCACACTCGCACACGAGGCCGGACACTCGATGCACTCGTACCTCAGCGCACGGAGCCAATCCTTCCAGGACTACCGGTACAGCATCTTCGTGGCCGAGGTGGCCTCGACCTTCAACGAACAATTGTTGAACGCGCACCTGCTCGAACAGGCCAAGGATCGCGAAACACGGGCATATCTTGTCAACCGCGAGATTGACGAGATCCGGGGCACGCTGATCCGGCAAACTATGTTCGCCGAATTCGAGCGGAATATCCATGCTGTCGTCGAAAACGGCGAACCGCTGACACTCGAACGGTTTCGTGCGGAATATCGTTCCCTGCTCGACGCGTATTTTGGACCCGAAGTCGTAATTGACGACGCGTTATCGCTTGAATGTTTCCGCATCCCCCATTTCTACAGCGCGTTCTACGTGTACAAGTACGCGACGGGACTCTCGGCGGCCATTGCGCTGTCGCGGGCCGTCCTGCAAGGCGGCGAGGCAGAGCGAAAACGTTATCTGGCCTTTCTTCAATCGGGCGGGTCGCGGTTCCCTCTCGACCAACTGCGCCATGCCGGCGTGGACCTTTCCCGCCCACGGCCCGTCACCGACGCCATGGAACACTTCAGGGCGCTTGTAAACGAACTTGAAACGCTTGTGTGA
- a CDS encoding uroporphyrinogen decarboxylase family protein: protein MTSKERVLAAVNHRQPDRAPIQVYLTPEIHARLVEHFGTPDILPILGVDFRHVEPRYIGPERPIPPGCDHVDEWGVGYKTIHFTTGAYAEAHHLPMAPPVTLEEVEAFPWPTADLFDYSDIEAQCDQLKDFAVCHGSAGIPDIVNGVSRGRGMEQVVMDIVTEDPVGVAIIDKRCDVLYERCRRTLEAGNGKIDILCLGEDCGNQAGPMFPPDVFRRFFYPRLKRFYDLAHEFGAKAMMHSCGNTRKLMPIFIEMGLDILDAMQPEPPGMDAAEIKAEFGDRLAFCGLVSTQDTLPFRDEAACRAEARHRLEVVGKNGGYIFSPAHCIQSDTPLENVLAIYEEALGLEAGALKNWKK from the coding sequence ATGACATCCAAGGAACGCGTATTGGCCGCGGTCAACCACCGTCAACCGGACCGCGCGCCTATTCAGGTTTATCTGACGCCGGAAATTCATGCCCGGCTCGTGGAGCATTTCGGCACACCGGACATCCTTCCGATTCTCGGCGTGGATTTCCGGCACGTCGAGCCGCGGTATATCGGCCCGGAACGCCCGATTCCGCCCGGTTGCGACCATGTGGATGAATGGGGCGTCGGGTACAAGACCATTCATTTCACGACCGGCGCCTATGCCGAGGCGCACCATTTGCCGATGGCGCCGCCCGTGACCCTGGAAGAAGTCGAGGCGTTTCCATGGCCGACGGCCGATTTGTTCGACTATTCGGACATCGAGGCGCAATGTGATCAGTTGAAGGATTTCGCGGTTTGTCACGGCAGCGCGGGCATACCGGATATTGTCAACGGCGTCAGCCGGGGACGCGGCATGGAACAGGTCGTCATGGACATCGTGACGGAGGATCCGGTGGGCGTGGCCATCATTGACAAACGCTGCGACGTCTTGTACGAACGGTGCCGCCGGACGCTCGAAGCGGGCAACGGCAAGATTGACATCCTGTGCTTGGGCGAAGATTGCGGCAACCAAGCCGGACCGATGTTTCCGCCGGACGTGTTCCGGCGCTTTTTCTATCCCCGGCTCAAACGTTTTTACGATCTTGCGCATGAATTCGGCGCGAAAGCCATGATGCACTCGTGCGGCAACACGCGGAAATTGATGCCGATATTCATCGAAATGGGCCTGGACATTCTCGACGCGATGCAGCCGGAACCCCCGGGGATGGACGCGGCGGAAATCAAGGCGGAGTTTGGGGACAGGCTTGCCTTTTGCGGCCTTGTCAGCACCCAGGACACGCTGCCTTTCCGGGACGAGGCCGCCTGCCGCGCCGAAGCCCGCCACCGTTTGGAAGTCGTCGGTAAAAATGGCGGATACATCTTCAGTCCGGCCCACTGCATTCAATCCGATACCCCGCTCGAAAATGTGCTGGCCATTTATGAGGAAGCCCTTGGACTCGAAGCGGGGGCGCTGAAAAATTGGAAGAAGTAA
- a CDS encoding endo alpha-1,4 polygalactosaminidase, which translates to MRTSFSLSTGVLLIALAGCCLEPEGDRDFRQDMRAFVQSISAHAKTIAPDFIVIPQNGQELLSLNGESDGPPAQEYMNAIDGVGREDLFYGFTNDNVATPANERDYLLGFLELALAHGIRPLVTDYCWDHAKMDNSYASNAARGYLGFAADHRELDNIPGYPSAPYLAHNNDVNTLADAKNFLYLINPGGYPTKDAFLSALRATDYDLFIMDLFFQDETLSSADIESLKTKAGGGRRLVVAYMSIGEAEDYRYYWQSAWSSHPPSWIAAENPDWPGNYKVRYWDPAWQAVILGSADAYLDRILAAGFDGVYLDIIDAFEYFEETR; encoded by the coding sequence ATGCGAACGAGTTTCTCGCTTTCGACGGGAGTTTTACTGATTGCATTGGCCGGGTGCTGTCTGGAACCGGAAGGCGACCGCGATTTCCGCCAGGACATGCGAGCGTTTGTCCAGTCCATTTCCGCGCACGCGAAAACGATCGCCCCAGACTTCATCGTCATTCCGCAGAACGGACAGGAACTGCTGTCCCTGAACGGCGAGTCTGACGGACCGCCCGCGCAGGAATACATGAACGCGATAGACGGCGTGGGCCGCGAAGACCTCTTCTACGGTTTCACGAACGACAACGTCGCGACACCCGCGAACGAGCGCGACTATTTGCTCGGATTTCTTGAACTGGCCCTCGCGCACGGGATTCGGCCCCTCGTGACGGATTACTGCTGGGACCACGCCAAGATGGACAATTCGTATGCGTCGAATGCCGCGCGCGGATACCTGGGTTTTGCCGCCGACCACCGCGAGTTGGACAACATCCCCGGCTATCCGTCCGCGCCCTATCTCGCCCACAATAACGATGTAAACACGCTCGCCGACGCGAAGAATTTCCTCTACCTTATCAATCCCGGCGGGTATCCGACAAAGGACGCGTTCCTGTCGGCCCTTCGCGCCACGGATTACGACCTCTTCATCATGGACCTGTTCTTCCAGGATGAGACCCTGTCCAGCGCGGACATCGAATCCCTCAAGACCAAAGCCGGCGGCGGACGTCGTCTCGTCGTCGCCTACATGAGCATTGGCGAGGCCGAGGACTACCGTTATTATTGGCAAAGCGCATGGAGCAGTCACCCCCCCTCATGGATCGCCGCCGAAAACCCCGACTGGCCCGGCAACTATAAAGTCCGGTATTGGGATCCGGCCTGGCAGGCTGTCATACTCGGCTCCGCGGACGCCTACCTCGACCGCATCCTCGCCGCCGGATTCGACGGTGTCTACCTCGACATCATAGACGCCTTCGAGTATTTTGAAGAAACACGATAA
- a CDS encoding molybdopterin-binding protein: protein MEHVNPPEGSVVSVNISERQGTSKQPVDAIVIDSQGVSGDAHAGHWHRQVSLLAAESIERFSREAGQTFLPGEFAENITTRGVGLADVAILDRLLLGGSVELEVTQLGKECHGSGCAIFQQVGRCVMPKEGVFTRVIRGGTVRPGDVLAHKPRILRCRIVTLSDRASQGVYPDRGGPRVRECLERFAREKRWQLDAASAIIPDDADQLRGALIDAQDAGVHTVFTTGSTGLGPRDIAPEVVSELADKIIPGIMEHIRIKYGADKPNALLSRSVAAIFGHTLVYTLPGSVKAVDEYMAEILKTIEHAIFMLHGLDTH from the coding sequence ATGGAACACGTCAATCCCCCCGAAGGTTCGGTTGTTTCGGTAAACATTTCTGAACGGCAGGGCACATCCAAACAGCCGGTGGACGCGATCGTCATTGATTCGCAAGGGGTAAGCGGCGATGCGCATGCGGGCCATTGGCATCGCCAAGTGAGTCTGCTTGCCGCCGAAAGCATCGAACGGTTCTCAAGGGAGGCCGGCCAGACCTTTCTGCCCGGCGAGTTTGCCGAGAACATCACCACGCGAGGCGTTGGACTGGCCGATGTGGCGATTCTGGATCGACTCTTGCTTGGCGGGTCGGTCGAGTTGGAAGTGACGCAGTTGGGCAAGGAATGCCACGGATCGGGCTGCGCCATATTCCAGCAGGTGGGGCGTTGCGTCATGCCGAAGGAAGGCGTGTTCACCCGCGTCATACGCGGCGGGACGGTCCGGCCCGGCGATGTCCTTGCGCACAAGCCGCGCATCCTGCGCTGCCGCATTGTCACGTTGAGCGATCGGGCCAGCCAGGGCGTTTATCCCGATCGCGGCGGTCCGCGCGTCCGCGAATGCCTCGAGCGTTTTGCAAGGGAGAAGCGTTGGCAACTGGACGCCGCCTCGGCAATCATTCCCGACGACGCGGACCAACTGCGCGGCGCGTTGATTGACGCGCAGGATGCCGGCGTGCATACGGTTTTCACAACCGGCAGCACCGGTCTCGGCCCCCGCGACATTGCGCCCGAAGTCGTCTCCGAACTCGCCGATAAAATAATCCCCGGCATCATGGAGCACATCCGAATCAAATACGGCGCCGACAAACCGAACGCCCTGCTCAGCCGGTCAGTGGCCGCCATTTTCGGCCATACCCTTGTATATACCCTTCCGGGAAGCGTCAAGGCTGTGGATGAATATATGGCCGAAATCCTGAAAACGATCGAACATGCCATTTTCATGCTGCACGGTCTCGACACCCATTGA
- a CDS encoding TIGR03960 family B12-binding radical SAM protein, with amino-acid sequence MNLRSLVLNEILPRVSKPAQYLGTEWNAVHKDTGAVELRVCLAFPDLYELGLGNLGLHILYAILNRLPWCWAERAYAPAPDLEAVLRARGTPLFTLESKTPLAEMDFIGFTLQSELTYTSVLNMIDRAGLPLRSNQRANAHPIIVAGGPGALNPDPMAPFIDAFVVGDGEEAVCEIASCLRGLRQGTRREKLESLGGLSGVFVPALHDVAVRADGAIVSNPARKIVRRTVTDLDAAPVPESYLVPFAQLVHDRAGIEIMRGCAHGCRFCQAGMIGRPVRTRSIDTIERLMDETLRRTGYEEISLLSLSSCDYPEARTLFAQAARRAHADDAAVSAPSLRLDTFAVELADAISGVRRSGLTFAPEAATPRLRAVINKNFDDETLFTVIGEAMRRGWQHVKCYFMIGLPTETDEDVEAIAALCREAFARAKEINRRARITTGVSTFVPKPFTPFQWAGQIGFDEIRRRQAILARELKRFSAIKFGYHEPESSFIEGLIARGDRRAADLIESAFRHGARLDSSSDLLDMNAWGKAIGETRYPVDAMLAERPLDAPLPWDFIDAGVSMDWLRLEWAKAQDGAETSDCRRAVCNQCGVRGALSAECNAMQARWREAADRRESAAPVVIESREEPPPAQRVRFRVGRFDEARFLSNLEWIAAWIRALRRARLPVSHSQGFHAHPKVTFSTAPPVGEESEADYMDVLLRERIAPDSCLARLQATLPVGMCAYEAAEVPLNAPSLMSAVTGCEYRLYAVGDPKEAAVRIREIVESSSVFVERKGRPSGPRRSPASVTVDIRPAIAELALEACEGDRWCVRFVTRLVGGRLAKTREIAQLLGLDPQTTRVRKTATYLSR; translated from the coding sequence ATGAATCTCCGGTCGCTCGTTCTCAATGAAATCCTCCCACGCGTGTCGAAACCGGCCCAATACCTGGGCACGGAATGGAATGCCGTACACAAGGACACGGGCGCCGTGGAATTGCGTGTTTGTCTCGCATTTCCCGATTTGTACGAGTTGGGACTCGGCAACCTGGGGCTGCACATTTTGTATGCCATCTTGAACCGGTTGCCGTGGTGCTGGGCGGAGCGGGCCTATGCGCCCGCGCCGGATTTGGAAGCGGTTTTGCGTGCGCGGGGAACGCCGCTGTTTACGCTTGAATCGAAAACGCCGCTCGCGGAAATGGATTTCATCGGTTTTACCCTCCAGTCGGAACTGACATACACCAGCGTGTTGAACATGATCGATCGGGCCGGATTGCCGTTGCGTTCCAATCAACGGGCAAACGCGCACCCGATCATCGTGGCGGGCGGGCCGGGCGCGTTGAATCCCGATCCGATGGCCCCGTTCATTGACGCCTTTGTCGTTGGCGACGGGGAGGAGGCCGTTTGCGAAATCGCTTCCTGTTTGCGTGGCCTTAGGCAGGGGACGCGCCGGGAAAAACTTGAATCCCTGGGCGGCCTATCCGGTGTGTTCGTGCCGGCCCTTCATGACGTGGCGGTTCGGGCGGACGGCGCAATCGTATCGAATCCCGCACGGAAAATCGTGCGGAGGACTGTGACCGATTTGGATGCCGCGCCCGTGCCCGAATCGTATCTGGTGCCATTTGCGCAACTTGTCCACGACCGCGCCGGCATCGAGATCATGCGGGGGTGTGCGCACGGCTGCCGGTTCTGCCAGGCTGGAATGATTGGCCGTCCCGTGCGAACGCGTTCGATTGACACCATTGAACGATTGATGGACGAGACGCTTCGTAGGACGGGATACGAGGAAATTTCACTGTTGTCGCTTTCGAGTTGCGACTATCCGGAAGCACGGACTTTGTTTGCGCAGGCGGCGCGTCGTGCCCATGCGGACGATGCGGCCGTGTCGGCGCCGTCGCTGCGGCTCGACACCTTCGCGGTGGAACTGGCCGATGCCATTTCTGGCGTTCGACGCAGCGGTCTGACCTTCGCGCCGGAAGCCGCCACGCCGAGACTGCGCGCGGTGATCAATAAAAATTTCGACGACGAAACGCTTTTCACGGTCATCGGGGAGGCGATGCGGCGCGGGTGGCAGCACGTCAAATGCTATTTCATGATTGGACTGCCGACGGAAACGGATGAAGATGTCGAGGCGATCGCGGCCCTGTGCCGGGAAGCGTTCGCCCGCGCAAAAGAAATAAACCGTCGCGCCCGGATTACAACGGGGGTGTCAACCTTTGTGCCGAAACCGTTCACTCCGTTCCAGTGGGCGGGGCAGATTGGGTTTGATGAAATCCGCAGGCGGCAGGCCATCCTTGCGCGGGAACTCAAGCGGTTTTCGGCGATCAAGTTCGGATACCACGAACCGGAATCGTCGTTTATCGAGGGTCTCATCGCGCGCGGGGATCGGCGCGCGGCCGATTTGATCGAATCGGCCTTCCGCCATGGCGCGCGCCTCGATTCGTCGTCGGATTTACTCGATATGAACGCGTGGGGCAAGGCCATCGGGGAAACTCGGTATCCGGTGGATGCGATGCTTGCCGAACGCCCGTTGGATGCGCCTCTTCCGTGGGATTTCATTGACGCGGGCGTTTCGATGGACTGGCTGCGCTTGGAATGGGCCAAGGCGCAAGACGGCGCGGAGACTTCCGACTGCCGCCGGGCCGTCTGCAATCAATGCGGCGTGCGCGGGGCATTGTCCGCCGAATGCAACGCGATGCAGGCGCGTTGGCGGGAGGCGGCGGATCGCAGGGAAAGCGCCGCGCCGGTTGTGATCGAATCGCGTGAGGAACCGCCGCCCGCGCAACGCGTGCGTTTTCGTGTCGGACGTTTCGACGAGGCGCGGTTTCTCTCGAACCTCGAATGGATTGCCGCGTGGATTCGCGCCTTGCGGCGTGCCCGGTTGCCGGTGTCGCATTCGCAGGGATTTCACGCGCATCCGAAAGTGACGTTTTCGACCGCGCCGCCTGTCGGCGAGGAATCCGAAGCCGATTACATGGATGTGCTGTTGCGGGAACGCATCGCTCCGGATTCGTGCCTGGCGCGATTGCAGGCAACTCTTCCAGTGGGAATGTGTGCGTATGAGGCGGCGGAGGTCCCGTTGAACGCGCCGTCGCTGATGAGCGCCGTGACCGGCTGCGAGTACCGGTTATATGCCGTCGGCGATCCGAAAGAGGCGGCCGTGCGAATACGCGAAATCGTCGAATCCTCCAGCGTATTCGTCGAGCGGAAGGGACGCCCCAGCGGGCCACGGCGTTCACCGGCTTCCGTTACGGTGGATATACGTCCCGCCATCGCGGAATTGGCCTTGGAAGCGTGTGAGGGCGATCGGTGGTGCGTGCGGTTTGTCACGCGGCTCGTGGGCGGCCGGCTCGCGAAAACGCGCGAAATCGCACAACTGCTCGGCCTTGATCCCCAAACGACGCGCGTAAGGAAGACGGCCACTTATTTGAGCCGGTAA
- a CDS encoding aminotransferase class III-fold pyridoxal phosphate-dependent enzyme produces the protein MKKYEYSQSAALFARAAKVIPCGVYGHFSPAPCVPVAHYPFFTARAKGSHFWDVDGNDFIDYMCAYGPMVLGYMNRVVDAAYAKQMALADSASTASPRMVELAELLVDLVPVADWAFFAKNGADVTNYAFMTARAATGRKKVVGIIGGYHGTSPWMQAPGHHGVVEDDHKNVIRIPWNDVGALERTIAAHPGEIAAFISTPYHHPVFADNELPADGYWQKVETLLRRHGIVFIVDDVRCGFRLDMGGSNEYFGFKPDLICFCKAIGNGYPISALVGTDALKNAAAKVFHTGSYWFSAGPMAAAIACLKELKRLDGPRVMMEKGTKLLDGMVKIAKSHGYTLKVSGAPSMPYLRITDDPSLMFHQRLCGECTRRGAFFTSHHNWFLSTAHTDKDIQRTWDIFDDAFAALLAKPVKSTKRVESAPRRKKISEKSEAE, from the coding sequence ATGAAGAAGTATGAATACAGCCAATCGGCGGCCCTGTTCGCCCGCGCGGCGAAAGTCATTCCATGCGGGGTATACGGCCACTTCAGCCCGGCGCCCTGCGTGCCCGTCGCGCATTACCCTTTTTTTACGGCACGCGCCAAAGGTTCGCATTTCTGGGATGTAGACGGAAATGATTTCATTGATTACATGTGCGCATACGGCCCCATGGTCCTCGGTTACATGAACCGAGTGGTGGACGCCGCCTACGCAAAGCAGATGGCCCTTGCGGATTCCGCCAGCACAGCCTCCCCGCGCATGGTTGAACTCGCCGAACTGCTTGTGGATCTCGTACCCGTGGCGGACTGGGCGTTCTTTGCCAAAAACGGCGCGGATGTGACGAATTACGCCTTCATGACGGCGCGCGCGGCGACAGGCCGGAAGAAAGTCGTCGGCATCATCGGGGGCTATCACGGCACCTCGCCCTGGATGCAGGCGCCCGGACACCACGGGGTCGTCGAGGACGACCACAAAAACGTGATTCGCATACCGTGGAATGATGTCGGCGCCTTGGAACGCACCATCGCCGCACATCCCGGCGAAATCGCCGCGTTTATCTCGACGCCGTATCATCACCCTGTTTTCGCCGACAACGAATTGCCCGCGGACGGCTATTGGCAGAAAGTTGAAACGCTGCTCCGCCGGCACGGCATTGTTTTTATCGTGGACGACGTGCGCTGCGGATTCCGGCTCGACATGGGCGGGTCGAACGAATACTTTGGGTTCAAGCCGGACCTGATTTGCTTCTGCAAGGCCATCGGAAACGGGTACCCCATTTCGGCGCTGGTCGGCACGGATGCGCTAAAAAACGCTGCGGCGAAAGTGTTTCACACGGGCAGCTACTGGTTTTCGGCGGGTCCCATGGCGGCGGCCATTGCATGCTTGAAGGAACTGAAGCGCCTTGACGGTCCGCGCGTCATGATGGAAAAGGGCACGAAACTTCTGGATGGCATGGTCAAAATCGCCAAGAGCCACGGGTATACGCTCAAGGTATCCGGGGCGCCGTCCATGCCCTACCTGCGCATCACCGACGATCCCAGCCTCATGTTCCATCAACGATTGTGCGGTGAATGCACCCGGCGCGGCGCCTTTTTCACGTCACATCACAACTGGTTCCTCTCCACGGCGCATACGGACAAGGATATCCAGCGCACGTGGGATATTTTCGACGATGCATTTGCCGCCCTGCTGGCCAAACCGGTGAAATCAACAAAAAGGGTTGAGTCCGCCCCCAGACGGAAAAAGATCAGCGAAAAATCGGAGGCCGAATAA